CTTTGAACATTATGTGAATATCTGcaagaattgattttgttttgcataTCTGTCCTAGATGATCTAGGATATAAACTCTTTTCCATTTTGGTTTGAAGCATCTAGATGGTTGGAATTTTGGGCATTTAAACCTTCAACAAGAAAGGCATTGTTGAAAACGACTTTCATAAGGCAGGagaaattttcttgaaattggGTACAAACATGGTAACTATAGGTAGAGCTAACTATAAATCAAACTTAATAGAATTTGTAAAGTTCTAATGACTGCTTGATTCAAGCTAACTGTTTTACAAATCAATTCAGGCTGTTTCTGAGAGaaaaactatagttttttttatcatctccCTCCCTGAAGTCGATAGATGTTCTGGAATTTGTTGTTTGATGTAGCAAGTTTATGGAAATACTAAAAGTTTGCTCTTTTATGCTTTCTTTTCTCCAGGTTTCCAAGAATGGAGCGCGGTTGTCTTCAAACCTTGCATACATGATGGGATGCCCTGCTTCAGGCAAGGTTATATTTGTTCACACTATTAGAAATCAACTCCTAACTGATATTGTAAATGGGAATGATACGCCAGAAGGTGCAAATGCTGATGATCTTTCAATTCATAACTGCAATGAATTGTATCTGGAGCTAGTTCCTTTTATGGACAGAGTAAAAATGAAGAGTGATACTATGTCTGCAACGAAATTATCTGCGGAAAAAAGACATGACAGATCTGAAAATGGCATGATTTCATCCCCGAAGACACCGTTGTGTCAGCCAAAGCTTAGCTCTCCTAGTCCCATTCACTTAACTTCACCAATATGTGAAGAAGCAGCATCCAATTTATCCAATTCAAATGGCACAGATGTTGGTTTACTGAATATCAAAGAGGTATTAGAGGATGAAAGTGCCAAGAAACTTCTACAGGTCTGTGCTACTTCATGGTTGTATTCTCGTGTTCTAATATGTGGAAATCTTGTGGCCATCCCAGTGCTTTCAAATCTTTGCATTTTCCATGTCAAAAGCGCAAATAAATTACCTGCAGATGGTAGTGATCAAGATTTGATGAAAGATAGAACTCATGGGATGCAACCTCAAGATTCTGAAGAATTGGGCCATGTGAAAGATGCTTTTTCCATAAACCGTGAGACAAAAGTATATTTACATCGACATATGAACTCAACGGCTGAAAGGCCACAAAAACAAGGTTTGCCATTAATGCAAAGTGAATGTATTAATGGCAAAACAATTATAGGAAATGACAGATCAAAATTGGGTGGTCTACATAAGGAATATACAGTTTTGAAGGACATAATTGTATCATCCACGAAGAACACTTTGTCATGGTaggttgtttattttgttttgtttgagatttttttaaacttgCTGAGTTAAAAATGTTTCTTTTGATAGCATGATAATATCTGTGggagtttttgttgttttgatgtgGTTGAATGACATAAATGCTGCCATTGGAACACCTATAAGAGATGAAGAGTCTGGATGCTAAAATGTTGGGACCGTGCATGATGGTACCCTGCTATTCAATAGGATATCATAGGGATCACGGGATCTTTTATATAGTGTCTATTGTCTAATACAGTTAGCATACTCTAAAATCTTACACCTTTATTTCTAGCCAGGaatgtttttctaaattgtGAAATCTCTAAATTGCCGATGAATTTGAAACACATTACAATGAAATATCCAGAGCTTTCCCAATGCTGAAACTATTTAACAAATCACTTCACTGCATTGCAGACAATTGTTTTGTCTTTCACATCTTTGACTTCGAAATCCATGATCACTCTGTTGATAGTGGGAATGCTTTTGTCATCAACACAAAGTCCCATCTGTATCAGATTGCTCTGTTGTGTGTGCTTGTCCCTTAATTATGTGGTTTGGCCGTGTAGAGTTCCACTGGATTTGCTTATTGAAGTATATTGTTTGCTCTAAATAAACATCATTCCATAAATATTAATCTAGAGTTCTGTTGTAAACTAGCATTAAATTAGATCTTAGATCTTAGTGCATTTAGGTGAAAGGCTAAACATTAGGCAATCTTGGTTAAAAagatctgaaaaaaataatcaatattttgAAGTGGTCTTGATTATTCAACACTTCTTGTGGAGGGGGAGAACTCCCTTTTTCGCATTGTAATTTATTTGCTTTTGTCTGTCAcctagatttatatttttatctgtaCTTCTGGATATATACTACCCAATATCATATGTGGACATCTTATCAATATATGATATGGTACAAGTTTACTGCTTTGGGAACTTTTAGTGTTGATCATTGATGCAAGTGTTTTAGTTTTGGCTTGCGAACTACAAAGGGAGTGCTTCTTCACGGCCCACCTGGAACAGGAAAGACTTCTTTGGCTCGATTATGTGTCATTGATGCTGGTGTCAACCTTTTCTCAGTAAACGGACCTGAGATATTTAGTCAGTATTATGGAGAAAGTGAACAAGCAATGCATAAAGTTTTTGATTCAGCCTGTCAATCTGCACCTGCTGtggttagatttttttctttattcttctcTAATCTTTTAAGGTCTCCCCCTGCTTCAAACCTAGTAAGCATcgaatatatttgttttgaagtGAAACAAATTGATTATAACTGTTTGAGGCACTGTTGTCAGAAAGTGGCATTTTTTGGTTAGGTATAAAAACATTCTTTCTAATGTAGTATTTTCTGATGAATTGCAATTGTATGACTTTTGGACATTAATGAATGGGAACCAGgatcattaaaacaaaaatgaaggtGTTGACCTTTACAGTTAGCCTTCCTCTTAATTTGTGTACAAACTGATACatcatatttaaatttgaaCATTATTGTTTGGAACTATAAAATCGTGAAGGTTATGTCTCTCTGAGCCTCAGTTTACCGTCCCTTCTATTCCTAGATGGCTAACTGATTATTGCCCTTCTATTCCTAGATGGCTAATTAATTATTGTGCTTTTAAAGGTGTTCATTGATGAGTTGGATGCAATTGCACCTGCACGGAAAGATGGAGGTGAAGAACTATCTCAAAGAATGGTAGCTACACTATTGAATTTGATGGATGGGATTGCTAGGACTGATGGACTGCTTGTTATTGCTGCTACAAACAGGCCTGATAGTATCGAGCCTGCACTGAGGCGGCCTGGAAGACTTGACAGAGAAATTGAAATAGGTAAATAGCAACAcaaaatttcttttccttttccttattCTAATCCTAATTACTTGGTAGGCATTTCACCCCTGTGCTCGTCCAGAGTTCAATTTCTTCATATGAATGATACCCATGCATGAGATTTCTTTTCTCACTTTGTCACTGTGTTCCCAGTTTTGCCATTTTCATCTGATGAGCACCTCaatgaatgaaaagaaaagaggggggAAAGCCAAACATAACATCACCTTTATCCTGCCATGcctgtttatttaatttctttttgcaTGCAGGTGTGCCTTCTCCCAGCCAACGATTGGACATACTTAATACTCTTCTAAGTGAAATGGAGCACTCAGTTTCAGATATGCAACTTAAACAACTTGCCATGGCTACACATGGTTTTGTGGGTGCTGATTTAGCAGCCCTCTGTAATGAGGCAGCTTTGGTTTGTCTCAAGCGTCATGCTAGATCCAAAAAATCTGATTATAGTTTTCATTCCAAGGGATCGTCTATTGCATATGAAGGCCATTCTGACAGCATGGTGAAAGGATCTGATTGCTCAACAGGGGCAAGAGATATGTTGAGGGATGGTGCAGATTCTGCATCTTCAAGCACCTCACATTTGCCTGTTTCCTTGGAGAACCTGTCATCTTCTTGCTTGGACGGAGATGTCTCAGAGATCACAGATAATATAGAGAATGGAATTATTGCTTGTCCTAAAGAGGAATTTTTGGTGGAAGAAGAAGCCTTGTTGAACATTGTTTCTGAAGATTTTGAAATGGCCAGGATGAAAGTGAGGCCTAGTGCCATGAGAGAGGTATGATTGATATTTCCATATTGCTTAAGAACATGGGTTTTGATCAAACTACAGTATCTCGCTACCTGAATATGGAAAAGTTACTTTATGGGTGGGCATTACACCAGAAAGCCACCAGTTACACTGAATGCTAGGGGTCCAGCGTGACTGTCATGTATAATGTGCTCTAGAGTTGAGAATTGACTTTTGAAGCATAGGGGACTGAACACTTTCTTGAGATTACTTGCAATATGGGAAGAGTCCCTCTACTTCCCAAGACCTTCCCTCTTTGTTGTACTCATTCTGTGGTTACATACACTAAGTTGAAGGGATTCTTACATCATACCATATGATTCATCTTCTATTATTTAGTGCTAACATTTCCTCATTTTGATTCTTGGAGAATCTCATCTATGGAGTATTCTACTCTTGAGTTCCACAACCATGTAGTAGGCAGATTTTTTCACCTGGAAGTAGGTCATGTTCTGCCACATTTTTTTGATTAAGGCTAATGGAGTTTGTATCTTTCAATCATCAAAAGAACTGGGATACCAGGTCAGAACAATAAGCTCCACTACCTAAATCAGAATGTGACCTTTAAGTTGTACTACCTGAACTTTGGCATATCACATTCATAGCACCCAAGTAATATTGGAACTGAACTTCTCAGATTTTGGTacaaaatccattttaattgtCACTCTAGATTCTAGAAGGATTTTATATTAACAGTTGAAACGAAAGTATAATGTAATGTTGCTTGTTACTCTACTTGTTTTTCTAAACTTGTTCTGTAAATAGGTAATCCTTGAGGTTCCAAAAGTTAATTGGGAAGATGTGGGCGGCCAGGGGGAAATAAAAACCCAATTAATGGAAGCAGTGCTATGGCCTCAAACACACCAGGATGCATTCAAGCGCATTGGTACCCGTCCCCCAACAGGGATATTGATGTTTGGCCCCCCTGGTTGTAGCAAAACTCTTATGGCCCGGGCAGTGGCTTCTAAAGCAGGATTGAATTTCCTTGCAGTGAAGGGTCCAGAACTTTTTAGCAAATGGGTTGGTGAATCCGAGAAGGCTGTAAGATCCCTCTTTGCAAAGGCAAGGGCAAATGCTCCAtcaattatattctttgatGAAATTGATGGCCTTGCTGTTATTCGTGGGAAGGAAAGTGATGGGGTTTCGGTTTCAGATAGGGTTATGAGTCAACTCCTTATTGAATTGGATGGTTAGTAAGTTTTATTAGTATCAAACATTGTTAAACATTTTGCTTGTGGGATTTTGTCAGTGCATGTTATAGATTGTTTAGCATCTGCGCAGCTCATAGATTTGGGATCTTGAATTTTCTTGTGTGATGACTTTCCTAGTGATGTTTCACTGATTTTAGCTAGGGAAATTATCaacatctaatttattttggatattccaAATCTTGAGTCCTATatctttgaaattaataaatatttcattggtTGTAGGCTTGCAACAAAGAGTTAATGTTACTGTAATTGCTGCTACAAATCGGCCAGACAAGATTGATCCTgcccttttgagaccaggtgCAACTCTCTCTCACCCTCTCTATCCAAGCACCCACAGAAATGTACTGTTGTACTGCTGCAGCCTGCAATCGTGGTGCCTTCTTAATTGATAAACAATTTGAACAGGGCGCTTTGATCGGCTGTTGTACGTGGGACCTCCAAATCAGAATGACAGGGAAGACATATTTCGAATACACTTGCACAAAGTTCCATGCAGTTCTGATGTCAATATAAAAGAACTAGCTTGTCTCACTGATGGGTGCACTGGAGCTGATATAGCATTAATCTGCCGGGAGGCAGCTGTTGCAGCCATTGAGGTTTTCTTAAGTTctttccttatcttcttgtataCTTCACTTTGTTGTTTGTTCATGTAAAATTTTCCTTGTTAGCAGGAGAATATTGATGCTTCGGAAGTATCCATGCAACATTTAAAGTCTGCAATTCAACAAGTCCAGCCAACGGAGATCAATTCTTATCAAGATCTATCAGCAAAATTTCAGAGGCTCGTTCACTCCAGTGACAAAGATGAATTGAGAAACCAAGAGTGCTCGAGCAGGGCAAACTCGTTTTCCATCAGGTAGATATTTCTTCTCTGaaaattctcttatttcttttgtttggtCTGTGAACTGGAACAGGAACATTCCACTTGGCTTGGATGCACTTTATAAACGACAACCCTCTCTCTTAAATCTTAATGGTGTAATCCAGAATCATGAAATTTCATGcttatcaattttcttttcaacaaaAAGCTATTGAAAGGTTTCTATCTTTTTCTGTCAAAAAACTTCACTCTAGTAGCACTGTGCAGAAATTATCTTCCAAGGTGACTTAATTTTTTCCTGTCACATTGATATGACAGGACCATAATAAAATCCGCGATGCAGTTCTTGAATCGTTCCTCTGCCTCAGGCTCTTGGCAATAGCAATTATGCAGCACGTTTTCATACATCTCTTTCATAAGCAGCAGTGGACCACTGTCTGGTCTGCATGATCGCAATTGAGTGGAAAATGCTTGCCTGATTTAAGCTTGGTCGTTGGCTGAGTTTTGGATTTCACTGGGGTGTACGGGGCCAATACCACCGACACTTTCTTATGAAACATTCACTCATTAGCGAAATGCAACTGAAAATTGTTGCTGTGGTCAAATTATGTAATCATAACGTCAAGATTGTTGTAGATTTGTCTTGTTAAGCATCAAGTTTTTACCACATTGATTTTCAATTCATGGATAAAGTTAGGGCTAAAGAAATATAGCGCTTGTACCTTCTTACCTGAAGCCAATGCTGTAAAGTGGGTCAGgacttgtatttaaaaaaaaaaaaattaattcaaaccaGTTTTTAAACTAGTTAGGTGTTGACCTATCGAGTTAATTGAGTTTGACTGGTTCAATTTTCACTCGGTTTAAGTTGAAATCTAATCCAAGCTAAGTTTTGAGTGAACGAGTCACCAAATTAACTAATCAGGTCAGGTTTTGACCACTCTGGTTCGGGTTAGGGTTTAATAAGAGTGATGTTATAATGTTACAGGTCATTTAATGCTAATACCAGGTTTTGAATTtgattctatattttatttgtagctTTCAGCTGGGCGAAGGTCACGAAAATGAATTGCCTCTTAATCTTGTGTTTTAATATTGCTTAAATGAtcttgtttctatttttaatattgtttcaaTGACCTGTGAGATATGTATGATTGGGTCTTGAAATCTTTTAAGTGTAAGTTTCGTTAGGGTTTCTAAATAAAGATGGAGACAGGTCAAAAATACATGCTGGTACCACCGCTGGAAATGATGTTGAATCTTCAACTGCTTAATCGGCTTGATTTAATAACTGGATTAGCAACAGACattatttaaagttaaaagAGATGCGAAAGTCATTTGGTGTTGTTTGAGATGCAaggaaatatgaaaataaaattttatcaaaacattcttaactatcatcaaacaatttcaatttaagACGCTAAAACCATAGGTTATATATATCTCGATAAAATcgagttttttgaaaaaaattattcaaaacaatatcattttaatagatttttttagtagaataacattattttaggaTCAACCCTACAACACGAGTTAGCAACAGGGTTGATAGCTACAACCAAAACGATGACAAGAATCGGAAGACCATAACTTCTATCAAGTCTTTTCAATATTTCCATGGATGATGCTCAGAATtgaatgcaaaaacaaaacatgcccTTTATGCAAAGACAATTATTGTGCCAATTCTTTGGCTCAAAATAGGAACACAAGCACCATATTCACATTCATGCATTTTAACAGCAACCCTTTGGAATGTAACATAGAAATTGACATTGCGAAGGAGAAGGTATTTAGTCCCAACAAGCAAACAAAGTAGACTAGTTTTGTCGAGGTAATTTGTGGTCTTGTTTCAATCCCAGAAAGATGCTCTctgccttccttttcttttgcaatttTTCATTTGTCCATTTCCCACCTAAAATGCTCCAAGAACAGCACAGACACTGTGCATAAATCTTTTGAATCTTTTTGTCCAAAGTCAAATCTAGTTATTCTCACAACATTTATAATCACCCGTCAACAATACACTATGATACAACCTTTGACATCTAACTCTACTTCCAAATGAGCATGTACTccgaattaatattttatatcatatcCAAccggtttgtttttatattttaaaaatattttttaaaaaatttaaaatttaaaattttttttgttttaaattagtatatttttagtttttttaattattttgatgcgttgatgtcaaaaataatttttaaaaaataaaaaaatattaatttaatatacttccgagtaaaaaatactttaaaaaataactataattacaCTTTCAAACACGCTGAAAAATCTTATGATGCTAgaatatatatgaatattttatatgtttattttgaagTAAGATGAATctacaatgaaaaagaaaattaaatttaagactCATTAAAAGTGATAGGATATTTTCATTGGGGCtggaaaatatttgtttattttctcttgtaattttttttggagtaAATATGagtatttattctttaaatattgtaaaaaaaattaatttataaattttttatctaaataatagatctaagaattaattaataaaaaattattaattacacaataattctttttaaataatattattttaaaattttaaaaaaattaatcacaacCAATCTTCTAACTCGAGTCTAAAACCGAGTCGATGATCGAGCAGAGACCTGCGGAAAATTGAGTTATCATCACAGCAGAAAAACACCAACTTCAATTAAAAGTCGATTGATTCCCTCATCATCGAACCCCAAGAAATCTATGGCTTACAAAAGTATCCAAactttgctctctctctctctctaatcctTTCCTAATCCCCAATCTATGCCAGTACAAGCATCTTTGGAGTACTAAAAACCTTATCTCCACTCTCACACTGAAGCAAGTGAACCCCACTCTCCTGTACCACCTGATCCACCCAAGTACAAAACCTTGCCATTGCAGACTCCATAAATGGATAGAATGAAGCCATTCATGATTCTCTGCCGCAACTAGCCGATCTTTGCCCTAGCTAGTACACCACCAAACTCCCTCCTGAAACAGTGGCGCGTGACTGACACTTTCCAGTACCAAAAAAGTTTGTGATAAGgtttaaggatgaaaaaaaaatccttaaaaatccAACCTTGGTAACACTCACTCTCAGGaagtatcataaaaagaaaagaaaagggaaagttaagaaataaagacccgaaaatttaaaatatatatatatatatatatatatatatatatatatatatttaggctATTTTTTACGGTGCACCactaaaacaaattgttttaaacaattattgaaaaaaaactaaaacaaattgttttaaacaattattgaaaaaaaaaatatatatatatatatatatatagaaaaaatagacaaaTATTTGATGGCGATACACTACAAAAACAAACGGGTTTTGAGTGttatcaaacaaatataatatatataaaaaaataaaaaccttatttgataaaaaagatagaaataaatagaaataattttaaaataaatttctataagagtttttcttttttctttttctatcctcTTCTCTTCTGTACCAGGAGGATAGTAGATATTGTAAGTACCCAAACACTATCTTACATCTTATAACAACCTTACATGCTATAACTACATTGAAATCATGGAAGCCttgtaagagaaaaacaaaaatattaaagcatCAGCAACAGTAGTCATAAAAAAAGCTGAAAAGAAGCAAACAAGATCCACCTCGAACCTCTCTCCACTCCATCatcccctcctcctcctcctcctccccacAACTCCCATCACCACCATCAGTCACCACcatctttctctcttttgtcAAAACAATTTTTCTGGGGAGAAATATAGGTGCTCATATCTTAAAAATCCAATCTCTTTGtactataacaaataaaaacccCATCTTTGTATGGTTTCTTACTCCGTTCCTTTCATAGAGAAGTCCTCCCACATCCTtgtgttctttcttcttctttttttctttccttgttgttCTTGTTAGTGTTACATTTAGTGCCCCATATCTAGCTATCCATAAGAAAGTTCCAATCTTTGGAAAAAAAGTCAAATCTTTTTGTACTGTTTTTTAGGCCAGAAGAATAAGGGAGATAATAGTGAATTGGGTTTTTTGAGAAAATGAGAGAGGATGATTCAAATTGGTTTTCAAGATGGGAAGAAGAGCTTCCTTCACTTGAAGAACTGATGCCTTTATCACAAACCCTAATCACTCCTGATCTTGCTCTTGCTTTTGATATTACAAACCCCAGTaataccaccaccaccaccactactaaTAACCATAACTCTTCTCTCCATCAAAATCAGCCTTTACCACCTCCCCCACCACCACCGGCTGCGGTTTCTCCAACCCCAACTAATCCATTGGCCTCACCACAGCCTAATTCAGGGGACTTTGCTGCGGATTCTAGTGAATTAGGCTCAGGTGCAGCAGGAGATGAGCCAAGAACCCTTAAAAggccaaggcttgtttggactCCGCAGCTTCATAAGAGGTTTGTGGATGCTGTGGCACATTTAGGGATCAAGAATGCCGTCCCTAAGACAATAATGCAGTTAATGAATGTAGATGGGTTGACTAGAGAGAATGTTGCAAGTCATTTGCAAAAATATAGGCTTTATTTGAAAAGAATGCAGGGTTTGTCctctggtggtggtggtaatggtactggtggtggaggtggactCACTGGTGGCACTGATGCTGCTACGGATCATTTGTTTGCAAGTTCTCCCGTGCCAGCGCATTTTCTGCATCCAGGGAGGCCTAATTCGGATCATTTCTTGCCGTTTGTGCCTGTAGCTGCATTGCAAAACCATCATCACCAACACCAGATGGCTGCAATGGGACAACCCCAATTGCCAAGTCAGTATCATAGGCAGATGGGGCACTTTGGGTCGCCGACAAATGGTCAGTTTGAGCATCCATTTTTGCCTAGGCAAACACAGCAGCCTGTGCATAGGATGGGGGCACCAGTGCCCAATACAGTTCCTGGTTATGTGGAAGATTTGGAGTCAGTGAATGGGAATGGAGGAAGGAAAGTTCTCACTTTATTTCCAACAGGGGATGATTGAATTTGGGTAATTGTTGACTCCattgatctttctcttttatgGCTGATTTGGTTCCTGGGTCTTTGTTAAATTGGTATTTTCTGGTAGTTTTGTTAGAGTTCAATTTAGAAACTTTGTTGTCGTTTTTGCATTAGCTGCTGCTGTCATTGACAGCAATCTTAATGGTAGATATTGGTTTCGGGCTTCCATCTACAGATCCCAAAAACTCCTTCTTGGCTTCTAATATTGGTGTCTCCTGGGAGTAACTGGTAGTGGTGGATAGTATCGTTTATGGTGTCCTTCAACTTCTACATGTGTAAGTAAGATATTGGTAGCATTCTGTATGTCCTCTCAGCACCTGGTGACAGATCGAGATGTCATTCCTGGTGGCAAATAATGTAAGCTTAATCCATGTCAACAATTGTTACAGTCTTGAGATATTGTGTCAATCTGGTTTTCAGAGAGGGTTTGCTTTATCCCAAGGTTGTATGGGAATCGGCTCAGTGTCGTTATATTTACAGTCTTCTTGTCAGTGAAGCTTTAGTGTCATTGTTCATCATGGGCAGC
The Populus nigra chromosome 3, ddPopNigr1.1, whole genome shotgun sequence genome window above contains:
- the LOC133687906 gene encoding calmodulin-interacting protein 111 isoform X1, which translates into the protein MPSKTKKNSKTPSRLSNSDQSASSPRTPSLASSIDLEASQQENIALCLEEASSKYPYLIDKSAFIGRITDVEAESSTTARGCKIWLSESSMVSSSLAPGSIVSVSLAAVERRFSSSSFPLSSFSYEWSRQCEVESVDKITNEAGNYFALATVFPSCKVSKNGARLSSNLAYMMGCPASGKVIFVHTIRNQLLTDIVNGNDTPEGANADDLSIHNCNELYLELVPFMDRVKMKSDTMSATKLSAEKRHDRSENGMISSPKTPLCQPKLSSPSPIHLTSPICEEAASNLSNSNGTDVGLLNIKEVLEDESAKKLLQVCATSWLYSRVLICGNLVAIPVLSNLCIFHVKSANKLPADGSDQDLMKDRTHGMQPQDSEELGHVKDAFSINRETKVYLHRHMNSTAERPQKQGLPLMQSECINGKTIIGNDRSKLGGLHKEYTVLKDIIVSSTKNTLSCFGLRTTKGVLLHGPPGTGKTSLARLCVIDAGVNLFSVNGPEIFSQYYGESEQAMHKVFDSACQSAPAVVFIDELDAIAPARKDGGEELSQRMVATLLNLMDGIARTDGLLVIAATNRPDSIEPALRRPGRLDREIEIGVPSPSQRLDILNTLLSEMEHSVSDMQLKQLAMATHGFVGADLAALCNEAALVCLKRHARSKKSDYSFHSKGSSIAYEGHSDSMVKGSDCSTGARDMLRDGADSASSSTSHLPVSLENLSSSCLDGDVSEITDNIENGIIACPKEEFLVEEEALLNIVSEDFEMARMKVRPSAMREVILEVPKVNWEDVGGQGEIKTQLMEAVLWPQTHQDAFKRIGTRPPTGILMFGPPGCSKTLMARAVASKAGLNFLAVKGPELFSKWVGESEKAVRSLFAKARANAPSIIFFDEIDGLAVIRGKESDGVSVSDRVMSQLLIELDGLQQRVNVTVIAATNRPDKIDPALLRPGRFDRLLYVGPPNQNDREDIFRIHLHKVPCSSDVNIKELACLTDGCTGADIALICREAAVAAIEENIDASEVSMQHLKSAIQQVQPTEINSYQDLSAKFQRLVHSSDKDELRNQECSSRANSFSIRTIIKSAMQFLNRSSASGSWQ
- the LOC133689579 gene encoding transcription factor MYBC1-like — its product is MREDDSNWFSRWEEELPSLEELMPLSQTLITPDLALAFDITNPSNTTTTTTTNNHNSSLHQNQPLPPPPPPPAAVSPTPTNPLASPQPNSGDFAADSSELGSGAAGDEPRTLKRPRLVWTPQLHKRFVDAVAHLGIKNAVPKTIMQLMNVDGLTRENVASHLQKYRLYLKRMQGLSSGGGGNGTGGGGGLTGGTDAATDHLFASSPVPAHFLHPGRPNSDHFLPFVPVAALQNHHHQHQMAAMGQPQLPSQYHRQMGHFGSPTNGQFEHPFLPRQTQQPVHRMGAPVPNTVPGYVEDLESVNGNGGRKVLTLFPTGDD
- the LOC133687906 gene encoding calmodulin-interacting protein 111 isoform X2; translated protein: MKLGITLLLRRFFLLVSKNGARLSSNLAYMMGCPASGKVIFVHTIRNQLLTDIVNGNDTPEGANADDLSIHNCNELYLELVPFMDRVKMKSDTMSATKLSAEKRHDRSENGMISSPKTPLCQPKLSSPSPIHLTSPICEEAASNLSNSNGTDVGLLNIKEVLEDESAKKLLQVCATSWLYSRVLICGNLVAIPVLSNLCIFHVKSANKLPADGSDQDLMKDRTHGMQPQDSEELGHVKDAFSINRETKVYLHRHMNSTAERPQKQGLPLMQSECINGKTIIGNDRSKLGGLHKEYTVLKDIIVSSTKNTLSCFGLRTTKGVLLHGPPGTGKTSLARLCVIDAGVNLFSVNGPEIFSQYYGESEQAMHKVFDSACQSAPAVVFIDELDAIAPARKDGGEELSQRMVATLLNLMDGIARTDGLLVIAATNRPDSIEPALRRPGRLDREIEIGVPSPSQRLDILNTLLSEMEHSVSDMQLKQLAMATHGFVGADLAALCNEAALVCLKRHARSKKSDYSFHSKGSSIAYEGHSDSMVKGSDCSTGARDMLRDGADSASSSTSHLPVSLENLSSSCLDGDVSEITDNIENGIIACPKEEFLVEEEALLNIVSEDFEMARMKVRPSAMREVILEVPKVNWEDVGGQGEIKTQLMEAVLWPQTHQDAFKRIGTRPPTGILMFGPPGCSKTLMARAVASKAGLNFLAVKGPELFSKWVGESEKAVRSLFAKARANAPSIIFFDEIDGLAVIRGKESDGVSVSDRVMSQLLIELDGLQQRVNVTVIAATNRPDKIDPALLRPGRFDRLLYVGPPNQNDREDIFRIHLHKVPCSSDVNIKELACLTDGCTGADIALICREAAVAAIEENIDASEVSMQHLKSAIQQVQPTEINSYQDLSAKFQRLVHSSDKDELRNQECSSRANSFSIRTIIKSAMQFLNRSSASGSWQ